The Dermacentor albipictus isolate Rhodes 1998 colony chromosome 2, USDA_Dalb.pri_finalv2, whole genome shotgun sequence genome has a segment encoding these proteins:
- the LOC139056040 gene encoding uncharacterized protein has translation MPVVALGRSGSGMQRPPLVATARATTAQLTARHSTSCYGPNLPAELDPVSRRDEQPSPQCLQRVQRDLAEFAHHPPPGVFIEPEVEDITTIHAIIVGPEGTPYEGGFFHFLLKCPRDYPVVPPLARIITTDSAREGFNPNLWSNGKVCLSILGTFPGPQWSCAHSLKSVLVSIQSLLNENPLASEPGIGHFVGHWLGRLSGYNDNLRYQTLRVAVCDAVEACLLGTAPYPPALRETVLARFTENYEKYEKAVRDSHGSSFLWTALGTLTGESQQYKALLPRMQDFYGHYKHGFPLKAAVKASMNERSAQRFARYLGRLLPAFLDPVSRRHEQPSPQCLQKVQRDLAELARHPPPGVFVDPEEKDITTIHAIIVGPEGTPYEGGFFHFILKCPRDYPVVPPLARIITTDSGREGFNPNLCSNGKVCLSILGTSPGPQWSSANSLESVLVSIQSLLNENPLASEPGIGHLIGYWLGRLSGYNDNLRYQTLRVAVCDTVEACLLGTAPYPPALRETVLARFAENYAKYEKAVSDPQSSSFLSTVLGTLIGKSQQYKALLTRMQDLYGRVPKNNASSVQKET, from the coding sequence ATGCCGGTCGTCGCCCTCGGCAGAAGCGGCAGCGGAATGCAGCGGCCACCGCTCGTAGCCACCGCCAGGGCTACTACGGCTCAGCTTACTGCGCGACACTCGACCAGCTGCTATGGACCCAACTTACCAGCAGAATTGGACCCAGTGTCGCGCCGGGACGAGCAGCCGTCGCCGCAGTGCCTGCAGAGGGTTCAGCGCGATCTCGCGGAATTCGCCCACCATCCACCGCCGGGTGTGTTCATCGAGCCCGAGGTGGAGGACATCACCACCATCCACGCCATCATTGTGGGGCCCGAGGGTACGCCTTACGAAGGGGGCTTCTTCCACTTCTTGCTCAAGTGTCCTAGGGACTATCCCGTCGTACCTCCGCTGGCACGAATTATAACAACGGACTCCGCACGAGAAGGCTTCAACCCGAATCTCTGGTCGAATGGTAAGGTATGCCTAAGCATCTTGGGCACTTTTCCGGGACCACAATGGAGTTGTGCGCATTCTCTCAAAAGCGTGCTGGTTTCGATCCAGTCGCTGCTTAACGAGAATCCCTTGGCTAGCGAACCTGGAATTGGGCACTTTGTCGGGCATTGGCTCGGAAGGCTGAGTGGCTACAACGACAACCTGCGCTACCAGACCCTCAGGGTCGCGGTGTGCGACGCCGTCGAAGCCTGCCTCCTGGGCACAGCTCCGTATCCGCCGGCCCTGAGGGAGACAGTGCTGGCGCGCTTCACCGAAAACTATGAAAAGTACGAAAAAGCAGTCAGAGACTCCCACGGTTCATCGTTCCTGTGGACTGCGCTCGGTACTTTGACTGGCGAGTCCCAACAGTACAAGGCACTGCTCCCGCGAATGCAAGACTTCTACGGTCACTACAAACACGGGTTTCCGCTCAAAGCTGCGGTCAAGGCTTCGATGAATGAACGATCTGCGCAGCGCTTTGCTCGCTACTTGGGACGCCTCCTACCAGCATTTTTGGACCCGGTGTCGCGCCGGCACGAGCAGCCGTCGCCGCAGTGCCTGCAGAAGGTTCAGCGCGACCTCGCAGAACTTGCCCGCCATCCACCGCCGGGTGTGTTCGTCGACCCTGAGGAAAAGGACATCACCACCATCCACGCCATCATAGTCGGGCCCGAGGGTACGCCTTACGAAGGGGGCTTCttccacttcatcctcaagtGTCCTAGGGACTATCCCGTCGTACCTCCGCTGGCACGAATTATCACAACGGACTCCGGACGAGAAGGCTTCAACCCGAATCTCTGCTCGAATGGTAAGGTGTGCCTCAGCATCTTGGGCACCTCTCCGGGACCACAGTGGAGTTCGGCGAATTCTCTCGAAAGCGTGCTGGTTTCGATCCAGTCGCTGCTTAACGAGAACCCCTTGGCTAGCGAACCTGGAATTGGGCACTTGATCGGATATTGGCTCGGAAGGCTGAGTGGCTACAACGACAACCTGCGCTACCAGACCCTCAGGGTCGCGGTGTGCGACACGGTCGAAGCCTGCCTCCTGGGCACAGCTCCGTATCCGCCGGCCCTGAGGGAGACAGTGCTGGCGCGCTTCGCCGAGAACTATGCAAAGTACGAAAAAGCAGTCAGCGACCCCCAGAGTTCGTCGTTCCTTTCCACAGTGCTCGGTACTTTGATTGGGAAGTCTCAACAGTACAAGGCACTGCTCACGCGAATGCAAGACTTGTACGGTCGGGTGCCGAAGAATAACGCTAGTTCCGTCCAGAAAGAAACATGA
- the LOC139055763 gene encoding ubiquitin-conjugating enzyme E2 Z-like produces MQRRPVAAAVAHTSTSDEAARLAAAFGFELASRQTEQPSTQCLLRLSRDLAHIFDNPQPGVFVEPEENDITNVHAVIVGPDDTPYEGGFFHFVLKCLPDYPARPPLVRLMTTDAGRVRFNPNLYSSGLVSLSILGTFPGPSWCADMTLETVVVSIQSLFSVDPLANEPGLGQAFGSWLEKVTGYNANLRYQTLRVAVCDALEACLLGNSSYPHVLQQAVLKHFVERYAKYENAVGAQLGTDPSALCPGLNGAHRYEALLKRLQDLYERVLRSDAICTQTKM; encoded by the coding sequence ATGCAGCGTCGTCCGGTCGCAGCCGCCGTTGCCCACACTTCCACCAGCGACGAAGCCGCGCGACTTGCAGCCGCCTTCGGCTTCGAGCTCGCATCGCGCCAGACCGAGCAGCCTTCGACGCAGTGCCTGCTGAGGCTCAGTCGCGACCTCGCGCACATCTTCGACAACCCGCAGCCCGGCGTGTTCGTCGAGCCCGAAGAGAACGACATCACCAACGTGCACGCCGTCATCGTGGGACCCGACGACACGCCTTACGAAGGGGGCTTCTTCCACTTCGTGCTCAAGTGCCTCCCGGACTACCCCGCCAGGCCACCGCTGGTACGTCTCATGACAACGGATGCCGGAAGGGTGCGCTTCAACCCGAACCTGTACAGCAGCGGGCTGGTCTCGCTCAGCATCCTGGGCACCTTCCCCGGACCATCGTGGTGCGCGGACATGACCCTCGAGACCGTGGTGGTTTCGATCCAGTCGCTGTTCAGCGTGGATCCCTTGGCTAACGAGCCGGGACTCGGGCAGGCTTTCGGGAGCTGGCTCGAAAAAGTGACCGGCTACAACGCCAACCTGCGCTACCAGACCCTCAGGGTCGCGGTTTGCGACGCGCTCGAGGCTTGCCTCCTGGGCAACTCGTCCTACCCGCATGTCTTGCAGCAGGCTGTACTGAAACACTTCGTCGAGCGCTACGCCAAGTATGAAAATGCAGTTGGGGCTCAGCTCGGTACGGACCCGAGCGCTCTGTGCCCTGGTTTGAACGGCGCGCACCGGTACGAAGCGCTGCTCAAGCGACTGCAGGACTTGTACGAACGGGTCTTGAGAAGTGACGCGATATGCACACAGACGAAAATGTGA